A part of Bacillus rossius redtenbacheri isolate Brsri chromosome 1, Brsri_v3, whole genome shotgun sequence genomic DNA contains:
- the LOC134527094 gene encoding uncharacterized protein LOC134527094, whose protein sequence is MSLSKSRLTEFNDGWLCDQRFQPWLQKVEKDKHVFFCSLCRSTLSLSNMGKRAVTSHLNGQKHKSRSRVNSECDLRIFLKKSNTDASTSSQESSRFSQSEESLQENKCAKDVNESENLSFLNTKEIVSQQSVTSRPLQSFLLKNENTKADILWCLLVVMNHWSVNSAGKAVQVFKAMFSDSSIAMNMRLQRTKISYTIVYGLAPYFHKELLQEISQCDFFVISFDESLNKIAQKEQMDIVIRFWSKSKDTVSTHYFTSVFLGHTTAADLIRSFKEAVSELDLRKLMQLSMDGPNVNIKFLADLKADLNRDPSDHVIMEIGSCGLHTIHNAFKVGMNSCEWKIFHFLHAIYNFFKDRPARRSDYTMFSGSKKFPVKFCNVRWLQNFEVAQRALEIIPNLKKYVEGVKENKKEPVMSGSYAAMVGGIRDKLMPAKLAFFCFLVKEIEDFLECFQTDAPMAPFLHTELTNILMSLMKHFVKPETISSKSIASIDLSKSEALLHAKKVDVGYGTRDALRRIDSVKEIDILSFKQDCRTILQTTCKKIIIKSPLKFKLAKGITCCDPQMIVKSPQIAEQRLQMSLEVFVENNWLSGLEAQKIHSNFKEVFQSPEMLADLKNFRRKESRLDEFWTNFVVKHDTSKELVTFIKMVLVFSHGNASVERGFSVNKDCLVENMHERSLIAQRQVWDGVQASGGVVQDLNITKTMILSARNAHSKYQDAQTEQKKSNEDKEKEKDEKKRVADIKNDLEMQKKKKLEELTLVDEQIRGLVKKY, encoded by the coding sequence ATGTCACTCTCAAAGTCCAGACTTACTGAGTTTAATGATGGCTGGCTTTGTGATCAACGGTTTCAGCCATGGCTTCAAAAGGTTGAGAAAGACAAGCATGTCTTCTTCTGCTCTTTGTGTCGGAGCACTCTCAGTTTAAGCAACATGGGAAAAAGAGCAGTTACAAGTCATCTCAATGGTCAGAAACATAAGTCTCGTTCTCGGGTAAATAGTGAATGTGATCTGagaatttttctaaaaaaaagtaacactGATGCAAGTACTAGTTCTCAGGAGTCTTCAAGATTTAGTCAATCTGAGGAAAGTTTGCAAGAGAATAAATGTGCAAAAGATGTTAATGAAAGTGAAAATTTGTCATTCttaaatacaaaagaaattgtctcCCAACAGTCTGTTACATCTCGTCCATTGCAGTCATTcttattgaaaaatgaaaataccaAAGCCGATATATTATGGTGCCTTCTAGTTGTAATGAATCATTGGTCAGTGAATTCTGCAGGGAAAGCTGTTCAAGTTTTCAAAGCTATGTTTAGTGATAGTTCAATAGCCATGAACATGCGTCTTCAACGCACAAAGATTTCATACACCATAGTTTATGGTTTAGCTCCATATTTTCACAAGGAGTTATTGCAAGAAATTTCTCAGTGTGATTTCTTTGTCATTTCTTTTGATGAATCACTTAATAAAATTGCCCAGAAAGAACAGATGGACATTGTCATTCGCTTTTGGAGCAAATCTAAGGACACTGTAAGTACACATTATTTCACTTCAGTTTTTTTGGGTCATACAACTGCTGCTGACCTTATACGATCTTTTAAAGAGGCAGTATCAGAACTAGACTTACGAAAGCTAATGCAATTATCCATGGATGGGCCAAATGTGAATATTAAGTTTTTGGCAGACTTAAAAGCAGACTTGAACAGAGACCCTTCAGATCATGTGATAATGGAAATTGGCTCGTGTGGGTTGCATACtattcacaatgcttttaaggtCGGAATGAACAGTTGTGAAtggaaaatttttcattttttgcatGCTATTTACAACTTTTTCAAGGATCGGCCTGCAAGAAGGAGTGACTACACAATGTTTTCTGGATCAAAAAAATTTccagttaaattttgtaatgtgaGATGGCTTCAGAACTTTGAGGTTGCACAGAGGGCCCTTGAAATTATTCCCAACTTGAAGAAGTATGTAGAGGGAGTTAAGGAAAATAAGAAGGAACCAGTTATGTCTGGTAGCTATGCAGCAATGGTAGGAGGTATACGTGACAAATTGATGCCTGCTAAATTAGCTTTCTTTTGTTTTCTTGTGAAGGAAATAGAAGACTTCTTGGAGTGCTTTCAAACTGATGCCCCTATGGCACCCTTCTTACACACAGAACTCACTAACATTCTTATGTCCTTGATGAAACATTTTGTGAAGCCTGAGACAATAAGTTCCAAGAGTATAGCAAGCATTGATTTGTCAAAATCTGAAGCTCTGTTACATGCAAAGAAGGTAGATGTAGGGTATGGTACACGTGATGCTCTAAGACGAATAGATTCAGTTAAAGAAATTGACATTCTTTCTTTCAAGCAGGACTGCCGCACAATTCTCCAAACAACGTGCAAGAAAATTATAATCAAGTCTCCTTTAAAATTCAAGCTTGCGAAGGGTATTACTTGTTGTGATCCACAAATGATAGTGAAATCGCCCCAAATAGCTGAGCAGCGTTTACAGATGTCATTAGAAGTGTTTGTAGAAAACAACTGGCTGTCTGGTTTGGAAGCACAGAAAATCCACTCTAACTTCAAAGAAGTCTTTCAGAGTCCAGAAATGTTAGCAGATTTAAAGAATTTTCGTCGAAAAGAATCTAGGTTAGATGAGTTCTGGACAAACTTTGTAGTGAAGCATGATACATCCAAAGAACTAGTAACATTTATCAAAATGGTATTGGTATTTTCGCATGGTAATGCAAGTGTAGAACGTGGGTTTTCAGTTAATAAAGATTGTCTTGTTGAAAACATGCATGAGAGGTctctgattgcacaaagacaagtttGGGATGGAGTGCAAGCATCTGGTGGAGTTGTACAAGATTTGAATATTACAAAGACTATGATTCTGTCTGCCCGCAATGCTCATAGTAAATATCAGGATGCACAGACTGAACAGAAGAAAAGTAATGAagataaagaaaaagaaaaggatGAGAAGAAAAGGGTTGCAGATATTAAAAATGATCTTGAAATGCAAAAAAAGAAGAAACTGGAAGAGTTGACCCTTGTTGATGAACAAATTCGTGGCCTTGTGAAGAAATATTAA
- the LOC134527093 gene encoding microtubule nucleation factor SSNA1-like, translating into MTENTQFINCYTELKKGLEDLQRQRDKLQCQIEKQHEEKALLQNQIEMLHAKLSLVNDSLVKNMATRNAYDKSIADAEAAYLKIVESSQVLLNMVRRESASLHQKVSKDFRHES; encoded by the exons ATGACTGAAAATACACAATTTATTAACTGCTACACTGAACTGAAGAAAG GTTTGGAGGATCTACAGAGGCAGAGGGATAAACTTCAGTGCCAGATCGAGAAACAACATGAAGAGAAGGCACTTCTTCAAAACCAGATTGAGATGCTGCATGCAAAGCTTTCACTTGTCAACGATAGCCTGGTCAAGAACATGGCCACCAGGAATGCGTACGACAAGTCCATCGCAGACGCGGAAGCAGCGTATCTGAAG ATTGTTGAGAGTTCTCAAGTGCTCCTTAATATGGTGCGAAGGGAATCTGCCAGTCTTCATCAGAAAGTGTCCAAGGACTTTAGACATGAATCATGA